The Thermodesulfobacteriota bacterium genomic interval GGCTATCAATATATGCCGTGGATGATACAGATACTCCATGGTTACGGTACCGGTGAGGAGACCAGAGAGCGTACCAAATACCTTGTGAAAGAAGGGATGAAAGGGTATGGAGATACGCCGGCAGTTTTGTTTGCCGTGGATACTCCCACCCATTGCGGGTTTGATCCTGACAACCCCAAGGCTCGGGGGATGGTAGGATTGGGAGGGGTCAATATAACGACTCTGGATGATATTGATACCCTTCTGAAAGACTATGATCTTCCAAAGACCCGCGTAGCCGACAATATCAGATTTGCCTGTCTTCCTTTTCTTGCCATGTATGTGGCTTATGCAGAGGGAAGGGGACACAAACCGGGAGAGCTGAACGGGCAGAGTCAGAATGGGTTGGGGAACAGATGTATAACCACAAACCTTCCTTCCCCTGTGCCGGATGCCCAGTACAGGCTGGAGATTGAGCTGATAAAGTACAGTTGTCAAAATATAAAGCGATGGAACCACACAAACCTCTGTGGTTATGTTCTTGGAGAGATGAATGCGACACCTGCCCAGGAGTTGGGGATTGTGCTTTCCAAGGCAGTTGACCTGGTGGAGGGGGGGATAAAGGCTGGGTTGAAGCCCGATGAGTTTGTTTCCAGGTTCAGTTCTCAGGTTCATTTGGGCATGGACTTCTTTGAGGAGATAGCGAAACTTCGGGCATGGAGGAGGATGTGGGCTAAGATAATGAAGGAGAGGTTTGGTTGTAAAGATCCCAGGTCTCTTCAGTATAGAATCCATGTTCATACCGCAGGTTCTTCACTTACCTCCCAGCAGCCTTTAAATAATATAGCCAGAGCTACACTGCAGGTATTGGCATGCGTTTTGGGTGGTGTGCAGTCCATGCATACCAATTCTTATGATGAGGCTATCGGTTTACCTTCTGAAGAAGCGGTTCGCACAGCCATAAGGATAAACCAGATAGTTCTTCATGAGACAGGGATACCCTATGTGACAGACCCCATGGGTGGTTCTTATTATCTTGAATCCCTTACTGATAAGGTGGAAGAAGAATCGGAGAAGGTAAGGGCTGAGATAGAGAGTAAGGGAGGCTATTTTGAGTGCATAAAGAATGGGTGGCTACGCCAGCTTTTGGAGAGGCAGAGCATA includes:
- a CDS encoding acyl-CoA mutase large subunit family protein, translating into MFSRKTLDKVSEMMKDWEKEVEEDYVKKLKFGSPQYTSESGIPLKYVYTPEDVKDSEPEMPGAFPYTRGNRALGYQYMPWMIQILHGYGTGEETRERTKYLVKEGMKGYGDTPAVLFAVDTPTHCGFDPDNPKARGMVGLGGVNITTLDDIDTLLKDYDLPKTRVADNIRFACLPFLAMYVAYAEGRGHKPGELNGQSQNGLGNRCITTNLPSPVPDAQYRLEIELIKYSCQNIKRWNHTNLCGYVLGEMNATPAQELGIVLSKAVDLVEGGIKAGLKPDEFVSRFSSQVHLGMDFFEEIAKLRAWRRMWAKIMKERFGCKDPRSLQYRIHVHTAGSSLTSQQPLNNIARATLQVLACVLGGVQSMHTNSYDEAIGLPSEEAVRTAIRINQIVLHETGIPYVTDPMGGSYYLESLTDKVEEESEKVRAEIESKGGYFECIKNGWLRQLLERQSIKWRQEVDSGERVVVGLNKFKIEEKEEVPAFTLYQPEIEAEVIKKMERWKANRNNTEVRDSLERVKEAMSDYDNVEKAGILMPKLIEAARARCTLGEMMEAIVEVSGGRIYST